The sequence below is a genomic window from Dioscorea cayenensis subsp. rotundata cultivar TDr96_F1 chromosome 6, TDr96_F1_v2_PseudoChromosome.rev07_lg8_w22 25.fasta, whole genome shotgun sequence.
tacttattattaaaaaaattattccataAATTAAACACTTctaattccattttttttaaagcctagattttttttttgaaaataaaaattccaatAAACATACGCTCATATGTTTTTGTAAAAGAATACATCTAACTTTGAACTTTCATAAAATGTCCGtaattgacaaaaaaataagagatagaGAGAAATATAGGAAAACGAATATATAAATAGTACCATACTAAAAGAAATCGGGTTGGAAAACGAATATACATCTAACTAAATAGTACCATactaaaacaaatatgataataCTATTTAGTTGCTCACTGATGTTTAAGACCGTTGGATCTTGACAGGCACACACACCAGGCATAATCAACTGATCTCAAAACTTCAATCGAGAGAGAAAGCAAGTCTACGGGACCAGGAAGACAAGCAAAGGGAATTGTCGAAACTTCCATCGCAACCATTTGGGTCAAGACTATGGTAAGGATAAGGAAAGTTGTGTTTAAGAAATAGCCGATTTTCAATCCAACGGTTCAACATATTTGTAGAATTCAATTTCACAGACGTTCCTAGAAGGTGCGGactctttttataataatggtTTAAGAACAAAACTGcttaatttactaaaaaaacactgaaaaatatcatttatactCATCAAGAAATTTCACGAACAAGACCCCGCCAGATCAAACTTatgaataaaatcaaaacacaaatcaatATATTTGACGAACAAGACTTTGCCAGATCAAATTCATGATTAGaatccaaacccaaatcaaacaGGAACATGGACATTGACTCATGATCCACATGGCATGAATCAATTGACTCACTCAACATCTAaccaaaccaaataatccacGTGGCATGCATCAATTGAGTCATTCAACATCTAACCTTTGATTAGACCATTAATCACCCCCAACTAATTTAGTTCCAAATGGTCATGTAGGCATGAAAATGGTTGAGCCGCCAAACACTTTTCTCCAACTGTCCATTAGAGAGCCGTCCCAAACTAACCAATCACATTACATttgtctctatatatatttgaagttaGACATAGGAATTaataagaaggaaaaaatatatttgaagttatataGAGGAGAAGGTTCAATGGAGAATATTAAGATGGAGGAAAGAAGAAGCAAAAAAGAAGGTGATGGAGTTGTTCTAATTCATAGCCAAGTGAAGAAGATCAAGCAAGAAGATGAGAAGATAAAGAAACAATTGCATCCTTGGGTCAAGCCGGAGACGAGGCCGGCTTACCGGGATCTTTCCCGGCAAGTATCCCGGTCCCGGTTAGGCCTCGCCTCCGGCCGGCCGATCTATGTCGGTCATTGACCAGTATTTCTTTCATGtatttcactatatatatatatatatatatgtatgttgtAAGATAAATTAGtttatgatgttttattttttagaattttagttAGTCTGTCTTCCTCCTATGGTTAGGCATGAAGGAGAGAAGTGTAGGGTTTTTGAGTTTTGATGGTTGCGTTGTTATGTGAATATAAGAAGGTttgttcttgcttttgttgttgaaagTAGATGTGGTTCTCTGTGATTAATTTCTAGGCATGGATGATATATGAAATgtaaatgttttaattatttggagaatttttagtttttgtgttGTTGATTTAGTTGgaactttgaaaaaaatatttagtatggacttttattttgttttattagatATTGACATGGTAAAAGCATAGCCattctatttttaatgaaataaaaaaaactaaaaagttaaaatttatgactatattgaattttttaaaatataaaaaaccttaaaaaaaaaactattacaaagtttatgaattaaaagtgcagttaattttaattattaatatataattttttcactTTTCAAAATAATCCCTTGACATtttcactttttaaaaaaatttgctttCTAAAATTTGGATGGGGATGCACACAAAAAAGTTGTTGGGAAGATAttgaaaagcaagaaaaataaaaaaaaaattattgaaatttctctaaaaactatatatatattaaaataataattaaaaaaaaattaagttcacGAAGGATTCTTcgagatttgttttttttttatttttaatttttgatttatttgtaatttttgaataGTTAAGGGCCGGGTTTctggctcaggcccaggcccaacaaagagtaaaatattatatatttgccCCAATCATGTCATTTGATTCTTCAACTCttcaaaccctaaaatttgATCTAGGGTTTCCACTTCCCCCACTGATCTCTTGTTCTGAGAATTCTGATCTTTCCGGTGCTCTAGCGAATCCTTCATcaattttatctatttgttgTTCAAAACCCTTCAGATTGTTGCGATCTCTTCAAATCCTCGTTGTTTTCTTTGTGAAAATCCTCCCTTGGTTTATGGTTCCGTGTTAGAGAAAAGCTGAAATCTTTTTTGGGTAATCTTCTGTTTCCTGCTCTTTCTGATTGTTAATTCTGTTGTATTTTTACTGGGATTCAATGTTCTTGTCATTAAGCTTGAGCATGCGTGTATGATAATGTGAAAGTTCTCAACTTTAGTAAAACATGGCGTTTCTTGGATGGAATTTGAAGTAGGTATAGGTTTTTTCCTGATCTGTTCTGCAGTTCTTGAATATATACGTGAAGTTTTGCGTTGTGGATTGGgtattttcttgactttttgGATGTGTTGGAGTGGAGTGTGAAATTTTTGATACTTTTGTCAGGAATAGTATTGCAAAGAAATCAGATTGAAGAATTTAGACTCAAAACATAGTGGATCATCTTATGAAGTGATGCTTTTCTTAACTTCTTGTTCAATATGCAAAATTGCGGAACAACCCTTTGATTTGATGGAACAATTTGTTAGTACAATAAGTTATTCTTGTGAATATTGGAGGTGAAGGTGGAACTATGTATTGgcttgtttaaatttttagtttgcTCTCAATCTTGGTTATGGTCTTTTATCAATTGTGGCTTGTAGGATTACTGGATTGAAGGAAGGAACAAGGAAAGAATGAATTGAATGATATTGTATTGATTTTTGCATTTGAATTccgtgtttttttttaattatcttataGTATCTTTTAGGATCTGTAGCCTGAGTCTTATCAATCTTTTATCATTACAACcaaatactatttatttaatgtttgttCTGTGATTGGTTCTGGAGCTGCTTCTTTGAATATATCTGTCTTTATATGGTATTTCTATTTTTCGTGTATCAGATTGGCTCATTCTTTCCATTTATTATGTCTTGTTCAATGATGTAAATGGACAATTTGGCAAGTAAATGACCTTGTTTTGTTGTAAATTGcaggttattattatttttctttctcatcttcaTAAATTGAATCATTGAAGTGAATGGCGACATCTTTGGACCTGTCTCTCGATGATATTATCAAGAACAAAAATGCAAGTGAGAGAGGGCgaggaagagggagaggaagggGTAGAGGCCTAGGCCGAGGTCGTGGCCGTGGTTTGGGCCAAGGTCGAGGTGGCAACTTCAGTGGAAGGACAAGAGGTGTTCCTCGACAAGGGCCTCTTGGGGTTAATGCACGGCCATCTCCTTATAAGATAGCTAAGGCAAGCTCGAAACTATCGCACTTTTTTGCATGTTCTGGAATCTGATAATTTTAGGAACCCAAAAATGAAGGGGAGGATGTTGAACATTTTGTGTTTGAAGAGGCTGAATGAGGCACCAACATTATAACGCTATTTGAGTTTTGGTGCATATCCATTTTACTTACTATTGAGAGGGGAATGCCAAAGAATCCTCTAGATAAAAGTGGAACTATGGCACCACAGCCTTCCTATGCTAGTTCATGGATCCTTCTGTAGGGGAGCTCACCTCATTGTATTTTCGCAATTGGAGCTCTCACAATAACATACCTGCAGCATATGATGGGTGGAGCTCTCTACTTCCATGTTTTATCTGTTTGCTATACCTGCCAACCAATTCAGGTTTAAATACTCGGTCGTACTAGAACATCAATCCTAGTGGCTGTTGCACTGCTGTAGGTTTGATATGTTCTTATGTCATTTGTCAAGATGCTACTTCATTGATATTTCTTTCTGTAATTGCACGAAGTTCATGTGCTTATTATCTGACTCAATGCTGACCTAAATTCTCTTAATCTGGTTGGTTGTTCGTATTTGTCCATCAGTCTTTCAGCAGAGCAAAGGATGCGATTTGGCGTCATGATTTGTTCAATGATAGCATGGTTGCTGCTGGGTTAGCAGGAATTGAAACAGGCACAAAATTATACATTTCCAACCTGGATTATAGAGTGTCAAATGAGGATATAAAGGTTGGCTGCTTGTTCCATGCATAATTATGTCTACTGGTGATCAAAGCTCTATGTGATTTTGATTATTTCATCCAATGCTTTTTCCCATGCTTTTAGGAGCTTTTTTCTGAGGTTGGTGATTTGAAGCGATGTGCAGTTCACTATGACAGAAATGGGCGCCCAACTGTGAGCGTTTTTTCTTCCCTAGCTGATCTTTATTCTGATGTAGTGCTTTGTTAAGAATATATCAACATTTTAAACATCTTCTTATGTGGCAGTTTATGTACTAACCTGATACTTTAATATAGGTGTGATTTTGATATATAGGTCAGGGCAGTAAAATCATTGGACTGTATTTATTCTTGGAGCGATGCTATATGCAAATGGACATACATTTTGTCATGAAGTTGTTCTATCTTTAGAGATAGGGCTCACTTCCTTTTAGTATTTGTCATGATTAGTATTAAGCAGAGCCATGCCTTCTGTCATGTTGAATTGTCTTTCTGTACTTATCGATGTTGGCAAGA
It includes:
- the LOC120263525 gene encoding LOW QUALITY PROTEIN: THO complex subunit 4D-like (The sequence of the model RefSeq protein was modified relative to this genomic sequence to represent the inferred CDS: deleted 1 base in 1 codon), with the protein product MATSLDLSLDDIIKNKNASERGRGRGRGRGRGLGRGRGRGLGQGRGGNFSGRTRGVPRQGPLGVNARPSPYKIAKSFSRAKDAIWRHDLFNDSMVAAGLAGIETGTKLYISNLDYRVSNEDIKELFSEVGDLKRCAVHYDRNGRPTGSAEVVYVRRSDALAAFKRYNNVQLDGKPMKIEEIGPNIGLPVTPRVNIVDVINGRGRRTVVMMPKAGGGEGGYGPFNRASGWNRGGFRGRGRGRGRGRGGRGRGRGRSQPVEKSAAELDKELETYHTDAMNTS